In a single window of the Leptospira sanjuanensis genome:
- a CDS encoding TolC family protein, whose translation MRKIFTFLLFLWMVPILSEGTTPLPIGSESGLGIPESPGQSSNPIQRDLPEVLPDKERTLDLKTAEEKLWRNNLLLLASRFNIDARKAGIEQAGLYANPNIFIDQSIFAEPTQRYFDFTRSGQTVVQIQQLFLLGGKIGKRVRVAELNARMGEQEFYDLARELVSKLRKQFYAIYYYRQAISFYDQSLEALGRTVTSAEMGYKRRAILQAEVLRLKALYFFLKKEREELNIRILEKEADLRVLLNDDSFRSTDVKIVPMIADNQLDNLEPGKLKKEELLEVARNKRPDLKKAIQALRFEEANLELQHANAIPDLAFGPMYNRGGTAFQNYWGITAQLNIPIFDRNQGNIKASEKAILSRKQELKNTLLEVENDVAVSIETARLKDELYKKFRNTYTREYTDLSKDMILSYEKRYITILEFTDFFETYRSSVVEMLKLQTDRMDAIEGVNFSVGQGVLIPKLNQPAAEEK comes from the coding sequence ATGAGAAAGATTTTCACGTTCTTACTTTTTTTATGGATGGTTCCGATTCTGTCCGAAGGCACAACGCCTCTACCGATCGGATCAGAGTCCGGATTAGGTATTCCCGAATCGCCGGGCCAATCTTCAAATCCGATCCAGCGAGATCTTCCCGAGGTTCTACCCGACAAAGAAAGAACCTTGGATTTGAAAACCGCGGAGGAAAAACTCTGGAGAAACAACTTACTCCTGCTTGCCTCGCGTTTTAACATCGACGCGCGTAAAGCCGGGATCGAACAAGCCGGACTTTATGCGAACCCGAACATCTTTATCGATCAGAGTATCTTTGCGGAACCTACGCAGCGTTATTTCGACTTTACCCGTTCCGGACAAACCGTCGTCCAGATTCAACAGTTGTTTTTGCTCGGCGGTAAAATCGGCAAACGGGTGCGTGTGGCCGAACTCAATGCGAGAATGGGAGAGCAGGAATTTTACGATCTCGCGCGCGAACTCGTAAGCAAGCTGAGAAAACAATTCTACGCGATCTACTATTACAGACAGGCGATTTCCTTTTACGATCAAAGCCTGGAAGCGTTGGGAAGAACGGTCACTTCCGCGGAAATGGGTTATAAAAGAAGGGCAATTTTGCAGGCGGAAGTGCTTCGTTTAAAGGCTCTTTATTTCTTTCTCAAAAAAGAAAGAGAAGAATTGAATATTCGAATTTTGGAAAAAGAAGCGGACCTGCGAGTTTTGTTAAACGACGATTCGTTCCGAAGCACGGACGTTAAAATCGTTCCGATGATCGCTGACAATCAACTCGATAACCTCGAACCGGGCAAACTCAAAAAAGAAGAACTTTTGGAAGTGGCGCGGAACAAAAGACCGGATCTGAAGAAGGCGATCCAAGCGCTTCGTTTCGAAGAGGCGAATTTGGAGCTGCAGCACGCGAACGCGATTCCAGATCTCGCCTTCGGTCCGATGTACAACAGAGGGGGAACCGCCTTTCAGAACTATTGGGGGATCACCGCTCAGTTGAACATTCCTATCTTCGATAGAAATCAGGGAAACATCAAAGCCTCCGAAAAAGCCATTCTTTCCAGAAAACAGGAACTTAAAAACACGTTGTTGGAAGTGGAAAACGACGTCGCCGTTTCGATCGAAACGGCGAGACTCAAAGACGAACTTTATAAGAAGTTCAGAAACACGTATACGCGGGAATACACGGATCTTTCCAAGGACATGATTCTCAGTTACGAAAAACGTTATATTACGATTTTGGAATTTACGGATTTTTTCGAAACCTATCGTTCCAGCGTCGTGGAAATGCTGAAACTGCAGACCGATCGAATGGATGCGATCGAAGGAGTAAATTTCTCCGTGGGGCAGGGAGTTCTCATCCCGAAACTCAACCAACCGGCCGCGGAAGAAAAGTGA
- a CDS encoding efflux RND transporter periplasmic adaptor subunit, translating into MKIHFTRRTLLISGAAAVIAIVSIAILALSKKNKQSILPPSKAIVHDKGEWIEFKENSPGLEIIKTSLIGKEGEFVEVEAPARLIASTSPSMSGNEKIILFESADLNDLYVGYIHSKNSLNRSRKNLERIKDMFKHRVATEKDLIEAETNAENDAAELAEFEGKLRAVGLNPNELRGAGAQSAWIICDVPESQLQSLKKGKKVKLKFSSFPEANWVGTAEALGDNVDPMTRTVKVRILIRNENYVLKPGMFATVRFPEDRKGDTVIVPFTSIITVEGKNYVFVEESPREFYKREVVLGTSGEDRVTVVEGLTKGDKIVVEGTILLKGLSFGF; encoded by the coding sequence ATGAAGATACATTTTACCAGAAGAACACTTTTAATTTCCGGAGCGGCCGCTGTCATCGCAATCGTTTCCATCGCGATTTTGGCCTTGTCCAAAAAAAATAAACAATCGATTTTGCCGCCGAGCAAAGCGATCGTTCATGACAAAGGGGAATGGATCGAGTTTAAGGAAAACAGCCCCGGTCTCGAAATCATCAAAACGTCTCTAATCGGAAAAGAAGGAGAGTTCGTAGAGGTGGAAGCTCCCGCACGTCTGATTGCTTCGACTTCTCCTTCTATGTCGGGCAATGAAAAAATCATACTTTTTGAATCCGCGGATCTGAACGATCTCTATGTCGGCTACATACATTCGAAGAACAGTTTGAATCGTTCGAGAAAAAATCTCGAACGTATCAAGGATATGTTCAAACATAGAGTCGCCACGGAAAAGGATTTGATCGAAGCCGAAACCAACGCCGAAAACGACGCGGCGGAACTCGCCGAGTTCGAAGGAAAACTTAGAGCGGTCGGTTTAAATCCGAACGAACTCAGAGGAGCCGGCGCTCAGAGCGCTTGGATCATCTGCGACGTTCCCGAATCGCAACTTCAAAGTTTGAAAAAAGGAAAAAAAGTAAAACTCAAATTCTCAAGTTTTCCCGAGGCGAACTGGGTTGGAACCGCTGAGGCTCTAGGCGATAACGTGGATCCTATGACCAGAACGGTTAAAGTAAGAATTCTCATCCGAAACGAAAATTACGTTTTAAAACCCGGTATGTTTGCAACGGTCCGTTTTCCGGAAGACCGTAAAGGCGACACGGTCATCGTTCCGTTCACTTCCATCATTACCGTGGAAGGTAAAAATTACGTTTTTGTGGAAGAATCTCCGAGAGAGTTTTATAAGCGGGAAGTCGTTCTCGGAACTTCGGGCGAAGATCGCGTTACCGTGGTAGAAGGATTGACAAAGGGGGATAAGATCGTCGTCGAAGGAACCATTTTACTCAAGGGGCTTAGTTTCGGTTTTTAA
- a CDS encoding efflux RND transporter permease subunit — MIRGLIEGVLRFRLATLIASAAAIVFGIWAWIDIRKEAYSDIADTQVRLIAKFPGKAAVEVEERVTIPIERVLNAIPKVSVRRSRTINGLVVFQFVFEDGTDDYFARTRLLERVRDADIPVEVQPALGPMSSPVGEIFRYVVETKANHTPMELRTIQDWVIMPKMLGIPGIADVVTFGGLPKQYHVVTTPDKLIRYKLTIDDVIKAIQQNNLNTGGNLLLQGEQGFPIRSLGAIRDPVHIENIVVKTVNGVPVFIRDLGTVEISHPIPSGVLGYTIQNDQEGLIDVDSSVQGLVAIRRWGDPNVMGDRIRAKVKEINENYLPDGVQIRTTYDRTDLVNYTLRTIGKTLVEGVVVVSLVLIFFIGSVKASMVVVATIPFAMLFAFLLMNITGIPASLLSLGAIDFGIIVDGAVVMVENIMRRYRDASPTDKKKGIIRFTVDAASEVGTEIIFSILIIVLAYLPIFSFERIEGRLFKPMAFTISFAILGALIFSMTAIPVMMSYIYRNYFESPNPGPIEWHNPFYEWLEKKYERLIEWLVDRSKRVVTICFSVVGSLLVVGGLSLGTEFLPEMDEGGFNLRIFFPVGISLPESRKFIPKIRQIIYKNEQVNVVLSQLGRNDDGTDPLPPNRLEVLVGLKDYDDWKEKITKTELLLRMRNDLEAGLPGARVSFSQPIMDNLSEAIMGTIADLAVFVSGNDLKVMRQISTEILDIVKEMKGASEFGIEQEADSPQLTVRIDREAAARYGINVSDIQQMVEAAIGMQRIDTLYEGPSDIPPKTPARFGIVVRFSKDYRTSQRAIENMPIISPKGERIPLSELAKVTLEDGPTMIFRQEGRRTVTVRTNIRGRDQGGFVAELRKIVEKKVKLPEGYEIRYGGQYENLARVGTRLAMVIPLTIAIIFGVLYLLYKNLKYVYVALACIPLSLVGGIYALLMRGYYFNVSGGVGFISLFGIATMAGVLFVSRTNHLLHEDDEISVKEAVKKAAVIQLRPMLMTMLLALLGLIPATLASGVGSDVQRPLATVIVGGLFSALLLVLTVLPSLYLILVGEREYSKLKKPKDSSLEPFTYLDQLSLGEYEEEFDKPQSETVEKSRKVGKKGSSAAESTKGKSSTGSAAKKKKK; from the coding sequence ATGATTCGAGGTTTGATTGAAGGAGTTTTACGTTTTCGTCTTGCGACCCTGATCGCATCCGCGGCGGCTATCGTTTTCGGAATTTGGGCTTGGATCGATATTCGGAAAGAAGCATATTCCGACATAGCGGATACGCAGGTTCGCTTGATCGCAAAATTTCCCGGAAAAGCCGCTGTGGAAGTGGAGGAACGCGTTACGATTCCCATCGAACGGGTCTTGAATGCGATTCCGAAAGTTTCGGTTCGGAGGTCGAGAACGATCAACGGTCTCGTCGTATTTCAGTTCGTATTTGAAGATGGAACGGACGATTATTTTGCGAGAACCCGTCTTTTAGAACGAGTTCGCGACGCGGATATTCCGGTGGAAGTTCAGCCTGCACTCGGGCCTATGAGTTCTCCCGTCGGGGAAATTTTTCGCTATGTCGTGGAAACGAAAGCGAATCATACGCCGATGGAGCTTCGAACCATTCAGGATTGGGTTATTATGCCCAAGATGCTCGGTATCCCGGGGATTGCGGACGTAGTCACGTTCGGAGGTCTCCCGAAACAATATCATGTAGTGACGACCCCCGACAAATTGATTCGGTATAAGCTCACGATCGACGACGTAATCAAAGCGATTCAGCAAAACAACCTGAATACGGGGGGAAATCTACTTTTACAGGGAGAACAAGGTTTTCCGATCCGTTCTTTAGGCGCGATTCGAGATCCGGTACATATCGAAAACATCGTAGTTAAAACGGTGAACGGTGTGCCCGTTTTTATCCGCGATTTAGGAACGGTGGAGATTTCGCATCCGATTCCGAGCGGGGTTTTAGGTTATACGATCCAAAACGATCAGGAAGGATTGATCGACGTCGATTCTTCCGTTCAAGGTCTGGTTGCGATCCGCCGTTGGGGAGATCCGAATGTCATGGGCGATCGGATCCGCGCGAAAGTTAAGGAGATCAACGAGAATTATTTACCGGACGGGGTTCAGATTCGAACCACGTACGATCGAACCGATCTGGTCAATTATACGTTACGCACCATCGGTAAGACCCTCGTGGAAGGAGTCGTAGTCGTCAGCTTAGTGTTGATCTTTTTTATCGGAAGCGTAAAAGCCTCGATGGTCGTCGTTGCCACGATTCCTTTCGCGATGTTGTTCGCGTTTTTATTGATGAATATCACAGGTATTCCGGCCAGCTTATTGTCGTTAGGCGCTATCGACTTCGGGATCATCGTGGACGGCGCGGTCGTAATGGTGGAAAATATCATGCGCCGCTACCGGGACGCTTCTCCAACCGATAAGAAAAAAGGAATCATCCGTTTTACTGTGGACGCGGCTTCCGAGGTCGGTACGGAAATTATCTTTTCCATTTTAATCATCGTCCTTGCTTATCTTCCGATCTTTTCCTTTGAAAGAATCGAAGGAAGATTGTTCAAGCCGATGGCGTTCACGATCTCCTTTGCGATCCTGGGTGCGTTGATCTTTTCGATGACCGCGATTCCCGTGATGATGTCCTATATCTACCGAAATTATTTCGAATCGCCGAATCCGGGTCCGATCGAATGGCACAATCCGTTTTACGAATGGTTGGAAAAGAAATACGAAAGATTGATCGAGTGGTTGGTCGACCGATCCAAACGTGTCGTTACGATCTGCTTTTCCGTCGTTGGGAGTTTGCTCGTGGTTGGCGGTCTTTCTCTCGGAACCGAATTTCTTCCCGAAATGGACGAGGGAGGATTTAACCTGAGAATTTTCTTTCCGGTCGGAATCTCACTTCCGGAATCCAGAAAATTCATTCCAAAGATTCGACAAATCATCTATAAGAACGAACAGGTAAACGTGGTTCTTTCTCAGTTGGGAAGGAACGACGACGGAACCGATCCGCTTCCTCCGAACCGTTTGGAAGTTCTTGTCGGTTTGAAAGATTACGACGATTGGAAGGAAAAAATCACGAAGACCGAACTTCTTCTTCGAATGAGAAACGATTTGGAAGCGGGGCTGCCCGGAGCCAGGGTGAGTTTTTCTCAGCCGATCATGGATAACCTTTCCGAAGCGATTATGGGTACGATCGCGGATTTGGCGGTCTTCGTTTCCGGAAATGACTTGAAAGTGATGCGACAGATCTCGACAGAAATTCTAGATATCGTCAAAGAAATGAAAGGTGCGAGCGAATTTGGGATCGAACAGGAGGCGGATAGTCCGCAGCTTACGGTACGTATCGATCGGGAGGCGGCAGCCCGTTACGGAATCAACGTGAGCGATATACAGCAAATGGTGGAAGCGGCGATCGGGATGCAAAGAATCGACACTCTCTATGAAGGTCCTTCCGACATTCCTCCGAAAACTCCTGCACGATTCGGAATCGTCGTACGTTTTTCCAAAGACTACCGAACCTCTCAACGAGCGATCGAAAATATGCCAATCATATCTCCGAAAGGAGAAAGAATCCCTTTGTCCGAATTGGCGAAGGTGACTTTGGAAGACGGGCCGACAATGATCTTTCGTCAGGAAGGAAGAAGGACGGTAACGGTTCGTACGAACATACGCGGACGGGATCAGGGAGGTTTCGTTGCGGAACTTCGCAAGATCGTCGAAAAGAAGGTCAAACTTCCGGAAGGTTACGAGATTCGTTACGGAGGACAGTATGAAAACCTTGCCAGGGTAGGAACGCGTCTCGCGATGGTGATTCCTCTTACGATCGCGATCATTTTCGGCGTATTGTACTTACTTTATAAAAACCTAAAGTACGTCTACGTCGCTCTCGCTTGTATTCCGCTTTCCCTTGTGGGTGGAATTTATGCTCTTTTGATGCGAGGGTATTACTTCAACGTATCGGGCGGGGTGGGATTTATTTCCTTGTTTGGAATCGCCACGATGGCCGGGGTTCTTTTCGTCTCCCGTACCAATCACTTGTTGCACGAGGATGACGAGATCAGCGTGAAAGAAGCAGTAAAAAAAGCCGCGGTGATTCAGCTTCGTCCGATGCTGATGACGATGCTTTTGGCCTTGCTCGGTTTGATTCCCGCTACGTTGGCCTCCGGAGTCGGCTCGGACGTCCAAAGACCTCTTGCGACCGTGATCGTGGGCGGTTTATTTTCCGCGTTGCTTCTCGTGTTGACCGTACTTCCTTCTCTTTATTTGATTCTTGTCGGCGAGCGAGAATACAGCAAACTCAAGAAACCGAAGGATTCTTCTTTGGAGCCGTTTACGTATTTGGATCAGCTTTCTCTGGGAGAATATGAGGAAGAATTCGATAAACCTCAGAGTGAAACGGTGGAAAAGTCGAGGAAGGTCGGTAAAAAAGGTTCTTCGGCGGCCGAGTCCACAAAAGGAAAATCTTCTACGGGTTCCGCAGCGAAGAAGAAAAAGAAATAA
- a CDS encoding outer membrane beta-barrel protein, translating to MRTKTLSLVASVLCLVASSQVFAQTGKKPAADATVAPAPAPKAAEPEDKKWYDQVEFSGFADVYYMYNLNPKQGNDVDATRAFETSNKNFAVNAVALTIQKAAEKSSPWGFRIDFQNGQNNAFQEAPYSASNSIYNYNMLKQAYVSLYFPVLKGMTLDVGKMATHIGYEVLESMSNPNYSIGAIFQNTIPFIHTGARLTTQFTDKWAGTFYVYNSGAGTGYNSPANTTTAPTQIITDLNYSGPAAGKSYFVEGQTERKAVGTQIKGQLIEDKLSITWNTLYSSDGAVSRVDPAKAALATELATALGDANIGKYNVANPNRAQYNKDYWFMNHAILSITPTDKITIDLDYTWSEKSGALANNSLDQKRYNVDATGAEVFNKDTLFWGLNNKRDAKTTYKAYGIFAKFKINEAWGVNVRAEYIDDKHNNGALTTFNPFMGVNAYVSEYKKATDLAVADAVATALAADANFGSLGITKEQVLEAMSDDYKNYGGTRNAGQYKTFTVTPVWNFTENLLIKLDLRRDWATGKQFVDQKGERQDHQYGLTLGVVAKF from the coding sequence ATGAGAACAAAAACATTGAGCCTCGTTGCTTCCGTTCTCTGCCTCGTTGCTTCCTCTCAGGTCTTTGCCCAGACCGGAAAGAAACCAGCGGCAGACGCGACGGTTGCACCCGCGCCGGCTCCCAAAGCGGCAGAGCCCGAAGATAAGAAATGGTATGATCAGGTTGAATTTTCCGGATTCGCAGATGTGTATTACATGTACAATCTCAACCCGAAACAAGGAAACGACGTTGATGCTACCCGCGCTTTCGAAACCAGCAACAAGAACTTTGCGGTAAACGCGGTCGCCCTTACGATCCAAAAAGCCGCTGAAAAAAGTTCTCCTTGGGGTTTCAGAATCGACTTCCAAAACGGCCAGAACAACGCGTTTCAGGAAGCTCCGTATTCAGCAAGCAACAGTATCTACAACTACAACATGCTGAAACAAGCATACGTGAGTTTGTATTTCCCTGTTTTAAAAGGGATGACTCTGGATGTCGGTAAGATGGCAACCCATATCGGGTACGAGGTTCTCGAATCGATGAGCAACCCGAACTATTCGATTGGTGCGATCTTCCAAAATACGATCCCCTTTATTCACACCGGTGCTCGCTTGACCACTCAGTTCACGGACAAATGGGCCGGAACTTTCTACGTTTACAACAGTGGCGCTGGTACCGGTTATAACTCTCCCGCGAATACGACGACGGCTCCAACGCAGATCATTACGGATCTGAATTACAGCGGTCCTGCAGCCGGAAAAAGCTACTTCGTAGAAGGTCAAACCGAAAGAAAAGCGGTCGGAACTCAGATTAAAGGTCAACTGATCGAGGATAAGCTCTCCATCACTTGGAACACACTTTACTCGAGCGACGGTGCTGTCTCTCGTGTCGATCCTGCAAAAGCGGCTCTTGCTACCGAACTTGCAACCGCTCTTGGCGATGCGAACATCGGAAAGTATAACGTTGCGAACCCGAACAGAGCGCAGTACAACAAGGACTACTGGTTCATGAACCACGCGATCCTTTCCATCACTCCGACGGACAAGATCACGATCGATTTGGATTACACTTGGAGCGAAAAATCCGGCGCTTTGGCAAACAACAGCTTGGATCAAAAACGTTACAACGTGGATGCGACCGGAGCGGAAGTTTTCAACAAAGACACTCTTTTCTGGGGCTTGAACAACAAACGCGACGCTAAGACGACCTACAAAGCGTACGGTATCTTCGCGAAGTTTAAAATCAACGAAGCTTGGGGTGTGAACGTTCGTGCGGAATACATCGACGACAAACACAACAACGGTGCGTTGACTACCTTCAACCCTTTCATGGGCGTAAATGCATACGTCAGTGAATATAAGAAAGCCACCGACTTAGCGGTTGCAGACGCGGTTGCTACGGCTCTTGCGGCGGATGCAAATTTCGGATCTTTGGGAATCACCAAAGAACAAGTTCTCGAAGCGATGAGCGACGACTACAAAAACTACGGTGGAACCAGAAACGCGGGACAGTACAAAACCTTTACCGTTACTCCGGTTTGGAACTTCACCGAGAACCTGTTGATCAAACTCGACCTTCGTAGAGACTGGGCAACCGGTAAACAATTCGTTGACCAAAAAGGTGAAAGACAAGATCACCAATACGGTCTGACCTTAGGGGTTGTCGCTAAGTTTTAA
- a CDS encoding CCA tRNA nucleotidyltransferase, with product MTDVDAGELISRIPEVYREDMLHLTQSIRSAGGECYLVGGSVRDLVLSKIPDEFDLTTSLLPETIVTLFKRTVPTGIKHGTVTVLLQDRAYEITTFRKDADYLDGRRPETVEFGVSLSEDLKRRDFTMNALALDLEEKRLVDEHNGLEDIRNRIIRTIGDPIGRFTEDGLRPIRAIRFVSSLGFTLEEETEKAIVSCRNITAKVSRERVHDELGKTLRSNDPSHSLLLFQKFQILELFTNVKLYPTNNKTVIETISKVPAFPPSLRISFLHAWLFGSFSEIPSAKQFMKDLRYSNQNTKDSLFFSSMLSVLLSPRENSSVSDSEIRKTILHPICVHAGREHLKIVTEHILNLATTYEPSLKEVFDLGRLLALIAKKEALLVTELALRGEDILRECPKLPPKEIGSILGKLLSHVLEYPNENTKASLIALLPR from the coding sequence ATGACTGACGTAGACGCGGGAGAATTGATTTCTCGGATTCCCGAAGTCTATCGGGAAGACATGCTTCACCTAACACAAAGTATTCGATCGGCAGGCGGAGAATGTTATCTGGTCGGCGGTAGCGTGCGCGATTTGGTTTTATCCAAAATTCCGGATGAATTCGACCTCACAACTTCCCTATTGCCCGAAACGATCGTAACGTTGTTCAAACGGACCGTTCCCACGGGAATCAAACACGGAACCGTAACGGTTCTGCTTCAAGATCGGGCTTACGAGATCACTACGTTTCGAAAGGACGCGGATTACCTGGATGGAAGAAGGCCCGAGACAGTGGAGTTCGGAGTATCGTTAAGCGAAGATTTAAAACGGCGCGACTTTACGATGAACGCGCTCGCGCTTGACCTCGAAGAAAAACGTCTCGTGGACGAACACAATGGACTGGAAGACATACGGAATCGAATCATACGAACGATCGGAGATCCGATCGGAAGATTCACCGAAGACGGTTTGCGTCCGATCCGCGCGATCCGATTCGTCAGCAGTTTGGGTTTTACCCTCGAAGAAGAAACCGAAAAGGCGATCGTCTCCTGTCGAAATATCACCGCCAAGGTTTCCAGGGAACGAGTTCACGACGAACTGGGTAAGACGTTGCGGAGTAACGATCCGAGCCATTCCCTGCTCCTCTTTCAAAAATTCCAAATCTTAGAATTGTTTACGAACGTAAAACTCTATCCTACGAATAACAAAACCGTGATCGAGACGATTTCGAAAGTCCCCGCTTTTCCTCCGAGTTTGCGGATTTCGTTTCTGCACGCTTGGTTGTTCGGAAGTTTTTCTGAAATCCCTTCCGCAAAACAATTCATGAAAGATCTTCGTTATTCGAATCAGAATACGAAGGATTCCTTGTTTTTTTCCTCGATGCTTTCCGTTCTTCTTTCGCCGCGGGAGAATTCTTCCGTGAGCGACTCGGAAATCCGTAAAACGATCCTGCATCCGATCTGCGTTCACGCGGGAAGGGAACATCTGAAAATTGTGACCGAACACATTCTAAATCTTGCAACTACTTACGAGCCTTCTTTGAAAGAAGTTTTCGATCTTGGGCGCCTACTCGCTCTGATCGCGAAGAAAGAAGCGCTTCTCGTCACCGAACTTGCACTTCGCGGGGAAGACATTCTCCGTGAATGTCCGAAATTACCTCCGAAAGAAATCGGATCGATCCTCGGAAAACTTCTGTCTCATGTCCTGGAATACCCGAACGAAAACACGAAAGCTTCTTTGATCGCCCTTTTGCCTCGCTAA
- a CDS encoding ribonuclease HI family protein encodes MITIFCDGASKGNPGPSSIGIVAYEGDREEFRISERIGDTTNNVAEWTALKKGLEECIRRKFDSVHAHMDSELVVRQVTGRYKVKHPNLIEYKKEVDKLVSSLHTFQITHVPREKNSVADKLANEAFKS; translated from the coding sequence TTGATTACGATCTTTTGCGACGGGGCCTCCAAAGGAAATCCCGGCCCTTCGTCCATCGGTATTGTTGCCTACGAAGGCGATCGGGAGGAATTCAGAATTTCCGAACGAATCGGAGACACGACCAACAACGTCGCGGAATGGACCGCCTTAAAAAAAGGTCTGGAAGAATGTATCCGCCGGAAGTTCGATTCCGTTCACGCGCACATGGATTCGGAACTCGTGGTTCGTCAGGTCACGGGAAGATACAAGGTGAAACATCCCAATCTTATCGAATACAAAAAGGAAGTGGACAAACTCGTTTCGTCCTTGCATACTTTCCAGATAACGCATGTTCCCCGTGAAAAAAATTCAGTCGCAGACAAACTCGCCAACGAAGCGTTCAAATCCTGA
- a CDS encoding arginyltransferase, translating to MIRQKLQDLVDSLPISPERSCSYYPDRLSQIQYLPFQGEIAKEALQFFFDSGFRRTGNILYRASCNGCKDCLSYRIPLDQFTPSRNRRRLLKKNSDLTIRFAPPSLTTDKERLYLRYQRLRYESFVSGESDQELLEGMRWNLFGTPENSLEMTLWLGEKLLGFMILDYASDSLSAVYSVYDPEYPDRSLGSFAILCSILYAKESGMKFYHLGYFLPGHPDMDYKKFWGPSEIREPDGTDWTSFEEFQKSHADFSW from the coding sequence ATGATCCGGCAAAAACTGCAAGACTTGGTCGATTCTCTTCCGATTAGTCCGGAAAGAAGTTGTTCGTATTATCCGGATCGCCTCAGTCAGATTCAATACCTTCCGTTTCAAGGGGAGATCGCAAAGGAAGCTCTTCAGTTTTTTTTCGATTCCGGTTTTCGTAGAACCGGCAACATTCTGTATCGGGCGTCTTGCAACGGGTGCAAGGATTGTCTGAGTTATCGGATTCCTCTGGATCAATTCACTCCGAGCCGGAACCGCAGGCGTCTTTTAAAAAAGAATTCCGATCTTACGATTCGCTTTGCGCCTCCTTCTCTCACAACAGATAAGGAACGTCTGTATTTGCGTTATCAAAGGTTGCGCTACGAGAGTTTCGTAAGCGGAGAATCGGATCAGGAACTTCTGGAAGGAATGCGTTGGAATCTTTTCGGCACTCCGGAGAATTCTCTCGAAATGACTTTGTGGCTGGGAGAAAAACTTCTCGGCTTTATGATCTTGGACTACGCTTCGGATTCTCTCTCAGCCGTTTATTCCGTGTATGATCCGGAATATCCCGATCGAAGTCTGGGCAGCTTTGCGATTCTCTGTTCGATTTTATACGCCAAGGAATCGGGAATGAAATTTTATCATTTGGGATATTTCCTTCCCGGTCATCCCGATATGGATTATAAAAAGTTTTGGGGACCGTCCGAGATCCGCGAACCGGACGGAACGGATTGGACGTCGTTCGAGGAATTTCAAAAAAGCCACGCGGACTTTTCCTGGTAG
- a CDS encoding SDR family NAD(P)-dependent oxidoreductase, which yields MAKKIIVVGASSGIGKELALLLLERGNTVTLVARRDKELKTIAAPYKSNAFIIKHDVTNFDQADSVFQKAVKSMKGLDEIYYASGIMYDIKPEEFDTSKDIAMLNTNLLGCVAWLNPAAALFQKQKSGKIIGISSIAGDRGRRGNPVYNTSKAGMNTYLEALRNRLAVLGVQVLTVKPGFIDTAMTQGMKGLFWLISAKEAASIILKATDSGKENIYVPARWGFVGLIIRCIPSFIFRRLSI from the coding sequence ATGGCAAAAAAAATCATCGTCGTGGGTGCATCTAGCGGTATCGGAAAAGAATTGGCTCTTCTTCTTTTGGAGCGGGGAAATACGGTCACTCTCGTGGCTCGTCGCGATAAGGAACTGAAAACGATCGCCGCTCCTTACAAATCAAACGCATTCATCATCAAACACGACGTTACGAACTTCGATCAGGCGGACTCCGTTTTTCAGAAGGCGGTCAAGTCGATGAAGGGACTCGACGAAATCTATTACGCTTCCGGAATCATGTACGACATCAAACCGGAAGAGTTCGACACATCAAAGGACATCGCCATGTTGAACACGAATCTTTTGGGTTGTGTGGCTTGGCTCAATCCCGCGGCGGCGCTGTTTCAAAAACAGAAAAGCGGAAAGATCATCGGAATCTCCTCCATCGCGGGTGACCGCGGAAGAAGAGGAAATCCGGTCTACAACACATCCAAGGCCGGAATGAACACGTATCTCGAAGCGCTTCGCAATCGTCTTGCGGTTTTAGGCGTTCAAGTTCTCACCGTAAAACCGGGGTTTATCGATACGGCGATGACGCAGGGGATGAAAGGTCTTTTTTGGCTCATCTCCGCGAAAGAAGCCGCTTCGATTATTTTGAAGGCGACCGATTCCGGAAAAGAAAACATCTACGTTCCCGCGCGCTGGGGATTTGTTGGATTGATCATCCGTTGTATTCCTTCCTTTATCTTCAGACGTCTTTCCATTTGA